From a single Labrus bergylta chromosome 14, fLabBer1.1, whole genome shotgun sequence genomic region:
- the LOC109987304 gene encoding ankyrin repeat domain-containing protein SOWAHA — protein MALTQESVLSLLIAEGGKVKKSDLVGKFKDSINCGDPEERAQKRELFKTFVNNIACVIEIDGVRYVAVKKRYQHLLQSAGKTETEEIQLTGEQQRPPAKAECSEDVGEERSADPEPDQVQASEVVENPEELLSPVLLALQRSKIMDFKLKKVLSFETQQNENGSQKGSGNEPIRNKPYALPLRVPPSATRVEIRKLKVEPDDSPDGPKPDSFRNKRRPSVESCSGYIISSPELRRAVKSTKASEESRMPSSVPLEQSEHEWLVKCAAGHWSQVYGLLLRDNQLAEKRDFMSGFTALHWAAKSGNSEMLVKIIDLSKQGGVDVDINAKTHGGYTPLHIAALHDQEYILAMLVGEFGADPSIRDNCGKKAYHYLHKGISNTVREMLGEPKAQVTVQEKPPEEKDELDLLPDLSKGFHSISRLFQPHMTSQKKKHKQRPAFYSLNDDPREDSNGFRHRLVSDAFM, from the coding sequence ATGGCTTTGACGCAAGAATCCGTCCTATCTCTGCTGATAGCGGAGGGGGGCAAGGTGAAGAAATCGGACCTGGTGGGTAAGTTCAAAGATTCAATCAACTGCGGCGATCCAGAGGAGAGAGCTCAGAAAAGAGAGCTTTTCAAGACTTTTGTTAACAATATCGCCTGCGTAATAGAAATCGACGGTGTCCGCTATGTAGCGGTAAAGAAACGGTATCAGCATTTGCTTCAAAGTGCAGGAAAGACAGAAACTGAAGAGATCCAGctgacaggtgagcagcagcgcCCACCTGCGAAAGCCGAATGCTCTGAGGATGTAGGAGAGGAGAGATCAGCTGATCCTGAGCCAGATCAAGTACAGGCAAGTGAAGTTGTTGAAAACCCTGAGGAATTATTGTCTCCTGTGCTGCTGGCACTGCAAAGGAGCAAAATTAtggactttaaattaaaaaaagttctgagTTTTGAGACCCAACAGAATGAAAATGGCTCACAAAAGGGTTCAGGAAATGAGCCCATCCGTAACAAGCCCTACGCCCTGCCTCTGAGAGTGCCACCAAGCGCGACCCGAGTGGAGATCCGTAAACTTAAAGTGGAACCAGATGATTCTCCTGATGGTCCTAAACCGGACTCCTTCAGGAACAAGCGAAGGCCTTCAGTGGAGTCGTGCAGCGGCTACATTATTAGCTCCCCCGAGCTGAGGAGAGCAGTAAAGAGCACCAAGGCATCAGAGGAATCCAGGATGCCCTCCTCGGTTCCCCTGGAGCAGTCAGAGCATGAATGGCTGGTTAAATGTGCAGCCGGACACTGGAGCCAGGTTTACGGCCTGCTGCTGAGAGACAACCAGCTGGCTGAGAAGAGAGACTTTATGTCAGGGTTCACTGCTCTGCACTGGGCGGCCAAAAGTGGGAACAGTGAAATGCTTGTGAAGATAATCGACCTGTCCAAGCAAGGAGGGGTTGACGTTGACATTAACGCAAAAACACATGGTGGATACACACCTTTGCACATCGCCGCCTTGCATGACCAGGAGTACATCCTGGCCATGCTGGTGGGAGAGTTTGGGGCCGATCCCAGCATCCGGGACAACTGTGGGAAGAAAGCTTACCACTATCTGCACAAGGGCATCTCAAACACAGTAAGAGAGATGCTGGGTGAGCCAAAAGCCCAGGTCACGGTTCAGGAAAAGCCCCCGGAAGAGAAGGACGAGCTGGATCTGTTACCTGATCTCTCCAAGGGATTCCATTCGATAAGCCGCCTCTTCCAGCCCCACATGACGTCCCAAAAGAAGAAGCACAAGCAGAGGCCAGCGTTCTACTCTCTGAACGATGACCCCAGAGAAGACAGCAACGGATTCAGACACAGGCTGGTGTCAGATGCTTTTATGTAA